GCCATGACGGAGCCGGCAGTCGCGCAGGAGCCCGAGAATGACATGTCCGAACATGTTTGCCTCGTGGTGGGTGGACCGCAGCGACGGCTGATCCGCGGTGCGGTGGACCATAGGGCCCCGCGTGCGGCGATGTCAAGGAAAAGTTGCGATTGCCAGCATGGATGCATGGAACATAGTCGCCGAGGGTCAGGGCACCCTCACAGCCCCGCCCCCGCCCTGAACTCCCGCACCACGCTCGCCGGATCCCGGTGCTCCCCGTCCACCGCGTAGTTGAGCCGCCGCATCGTCTCGGCCGGTAGCCGCCCGCCCAGCCGGTCGACCGCCGCGGCGAGCGCGGGGTAGCGCTCCAGCGTCGCACGCCGCACGACGGGCGCGGCCTGGTAGGGCGGGAAGTAGTGCTTGTCGTCGGCCAGCACGGCGAGGTGGAGGTGCTCGATCTGCGCATCGGTCGCGTTGCCCGCCACCAGGTCCGCTTGATGATCGATGAGCGCGCGGTAGAGGAGGCCGAGGTCCATGATGCGGATCTCCTTGAAGCGCAGCCCGTAGAGGCGCTCGAGGCCCGGGTAGCCGTCGGCTCGCTCCTTGAACTCGTAGCCGAAGGCGGCGCGCCACTCGCGCGCAACGGGGACGGCGTCCGAGATCGTGCGGATACGCGTCCCATCCTCGCCGCGGATCACGAGCACGAAGGTGTTGTCGAAACCGAGTGGCGCGGTCCAGACGAGCCCTGCCGTGGCGTATGCCTCGCGCACGCGCGCCAGCACCCGCTCCGGATCGCTCTCCGGCCGTTCCTTCAGCACCGCGGTCAGCGCCGTCCCCGTGTACTCGACGTACATGTCGATCTGCCCCGCACGGATCGCCGCGTCGCAGACGAACGTGCCCCCGAGGTCGAGCCGACGCTCCGCCCGGAGCCCCACGCTCTCGACCGTCTGCGCGAGCAGCTCGCCGAGGATGCGCTGCTCGGTGAAGTTCTTCGAGCCGACGATGACGCGCTCGCCGCCGCCCCCGCAGCCGGCGAGCACGGCGAGCAGCACCGCCGCCCGTCTCATCGCGGCGGCCGGAGCGCGCGCTCGACCACACCGAGCGCCACGTCTGCGCCGATCGCCAGCAGCGCCGCGGGGAGCGCGCCGGCCAGGATCATCCGGTCGTCCACCATCGCGACGCCGCGGAAGATGAAGACGCCGAGCCCGCCCGCGCCGATCGCCGCGGCGATCGTCGTGACGCCGATGCCCACCACCGTCGCGACGCGTACTCCGGCCAGAATGACGCTCGCCGCCAGCGGCAGCTCGACGCGCACGAGGAGCTGGCGGTCCGTCATCCCCATCCCGCGCCCCGCCTCGCGGATCGCCGGGTCGACGCCCTCGATGCCGGTGACGGTGTTGCGCAGCACGGGGAGGAGCCCGTACAGGGTGAGGGCGACGAGGGCGGTCCGCGTGCCGATGCCGCCGATCGCCGGCACGGGGATCAGGAACCCGAAGAGCGCGAGGCTCGGGATCGTCTGGATGACGCCGACGAGCCCGAGCACGGGCCGGCTCCAGGCCGGCCGCCGCGTGAGGAAGACGCCGAGGGGCACGCCGATCGCGGTCGCGATCCCGATCGACACGGCGACCAGGACGACGTGCCGGCCGGTCTCGGCAGCGACCTCGCGCAGGAGGTCCGGGCTCACGCCGCCCCCGCCTCGAGGAACGCCTGCACCTCGCGGTCCTGGCTCGAGCCCAGCTCCGCCGGCGTGCCGACCGCCAGCAGCCGCCCGCCGCCCAACAGCGCGATCCGGTCCGCCACGCGCGCCGCCTCGCGCATGTCGTGCGTCACGAAGATCGCGGTCTTCCGGAGCCGCGCCTGGAGTGCGCGGAACTCGCGCTGCAGCTCGGTCCGCGTGATCGGGTCGAGCGCCCCGAAGGGCTCGTCGAGGAGGAGGAGCGGCGGGTCGGCCGCGAGCGCGCGCGCGACGCCCACGCGCTGCCGCTGGCCGCCCGAGAGCTGATTCGGGTAGCGCCCACCGAACTCCGCGGCGGGCAGCCCGACCAGCTCGAGGAGCTCCCGGACGCGGGCGCCGATGCGCGCGGCGGGCCAGCCCTCCAGCTCCGGCACGAGGCCGACGTTCCGGCCGATCGTCAGGTGCGGGAAGAGCCCCACCTCCTGGATGACGTATCCCGTCCGGCGCCGGAGCCGGATCGGATCCCACTCGGCGGTCGCGCGCCCCGCGACGCGCACCGCACCCTCCGTCGGCATGAGGAGCGCGTTCACGAGCTTCAGCGCCGTCGTCTTCCCCGAGCCGCTCCGCCCGATCAGCGCCACGGTCTCGCCCTCGGCCACCGCCAGCGAGAAGCCACGGAGGATCGCGCGGCCGTCCACCCGGAAGCCCGCGTCCTCGAACTCGACGAACGGCCTCACGCCGGCCCGGTTAGCACGCCGCTGCGGCGCGGCTCCAGCGTCAGGCCGGCGGCCGCATGGCGTAGATGCGCGTCACCGCCACCTCCACCTCGACCACGCGCCGCGGCCGCCCGCTCCGTCCCGGCCGCGCCTCGCGCTCGCTCCCCGGCACCTCGCGCGCCCGCCCGTAGACGATCGCCGCGGCGCCGTCGGGCCGCCACGTCGTGAAGGCGACGCGCGGGTTCTTCGCGATGTCGAGCCGGCGCACCG
This region of Deltaproteobacteria bacterium genomic DNA includes:
- a CDS encoding ATP-binding cassette domain-containing protein, whose product is MRPFVEFEDAGFRVDGRAILRGFSLAVAEGETVALIGRSGSGKTTALKLVNALLMPTEGAVRVAGRATAEWDPIRLRRRTGYVIQEVGLFPHLTIGRNVGLVPELEGWPAARIGARVRELLELVGLPAAEFGGRYPNQLSGGQRQRVGVARALAADPPLLLLDEPFGALDPITRTELQREFRALQARLRKTAIFVTHDMREAARVADRIALLGGGRLLAVGTPAELGSSQDREVQAFLEAGAA
- a CDS encoding ABC transporter permease, producing the protein MSPDLLREVAAETGRHVVLVAVSIGIATAIGVPLGVFLTRRPAWSRPVLGLVGVIQTIPSLALFGFLIPVPAIGGIGTRTALVALTLYGLLPVLRNTVTGIEGVDPAIREAGRGMGMTDRQLLVRVELPLAASVILAGVRVATVVGIGVTTIAAAIGAGGLGVFIFRGVAMVDDRMILAGALPAALLAIGADVALGVVERALRPPR
- a CDS encoding ABC transporter substrate-binding protein, producing MRRAAVLLAVLAGCGGGGERVIVGSKNFTEQRILGELLAQTVESVGLRAERRLDLGGTFVCDAAIRAGQIDMYVEYTGTALTAVLKERPESDPERVLARVREAYATAGLVWTAPLGFDNTFVLVIRGEDGTRIRTISDAVPVAREWRAAFGYEFKERADGYPGLERLYGLRFKEIRIMDLGLLYRALIDHQADLVAGNATDAQIEHLHLAVLADDKHYFPPYQAAPVVRRATLERYPALAAAVDRLGGRLPAETMRRLNYAVDGEHRDPASVVREFRAGAGL